Genomic window (Bacteroidota bacterium):
GGTGTACCTGTCGCGCGTCACAGGCGATGGAAGGGGCCGTGGCTACCGGCTCGGGTGCAACATCGCCTTCGGTCACGTCGGGGAAGCCATACATCGACTGGCCGACGCCGCTAGCGGCGCGGGCGGAGACGGCGCCCCGACGGCGCCGCTCGTGGACGGCCGGAGCCCGCTCCGTCTCGTCGTGCCGGGTGAGGCTCGGCCTATCGGCATCCCTGTACTTCCCGAGTACAAGGCGCTGACGGGCGACGCGGAAGACGTCGTCCTGTGGCGCACCCTCGAAGGGGAGGCCCACGCCTCGGTTCCCCACGCCGCTCGGCATTCGCCAACGGGCATCGAATGGGGCTACGGCGGGTCCGGCCCTGCGGACCTCGCGCTGAGCGTGCTCCTCGCGCTCACCGACGAGAAGGCGGCGAACGCGCTCTACCACCGGTTCAAGCACGAGGTCATCGCCTCGGTGCCCGAGGACGGCGGCGTGCTTCGCGCAGCCGACGTCCGAGGGTGGGTCGAGAGAGCACGGGGGAGCACCTGCTGAGACGGCCGATTCGGCGCCGGAGGCCTCGGACCGGGGCCGCTCGCAGTGGCGAGGAGCGGCCCCGGCACCCGGTCGGACGCCGCCTCACATCCCAAGCAC
Coding sequences:
- a CDS encoding DUF6166 domain-containing protein, with the translated sequence MTTHALAHRSSRQNGIRTQAGTHIPAADVHARQIAHEAERWLVLATEHTRMKPGTLTAKAFGACAFSVQRGASSLAVPSKLTGTSRHQPKLRTLASDGVRWAALDLDAVEDGLLARHDGAPLGLVQSKHLGWVCPLIPFGLTVYLSRVTGDGRGRGYRLGCNIAFGHVGEAIHRLADAASGAGGDGAPTAPLVDGRSPLRLVVPGEARPIGIPVLPEYKALTGDAEDVVLWRTLEGEAHASVPHAARHSPTGIEWGYGGSGPADLALSVLLALTDEKAANALYHRFKHEVIASVPEDGGVLRAADVRGWVERARGSTC